The genomic stretch CGGTGTGTGGGACTGGCCGACCCGGGCGGGCGCGGCCCCGGACGCCCCGCGCACTGTGCTGGGCGGGTCGTTCAGCGCCCCGGGCACGCGGGAGGCGCTGGCCCTGATCGGCGGCACCGACCCTGCTCCGGCCACCGGCACACCCCTGAGCGGCGGCCAGGCGAGCACCGGTACCCTGGCGCTGTACCGTCCGCAGGGCAGCGGCATCGTGGCCGGGCCGGCGCTCCAGACGGTGCCGGTGCGTTCCGATCAGGGCGGCTATCTGGACTCGGCGTGGTGGCCGGTCTTCGCGGTGCGCCGCGCCACCGGTCGGGACGACGTGGTCGTGCGGGACGCCCGCAGCGGCAGCCTGCGCTTCACCACCCACCGCGTCTCGGTGGACACCCTGAGCCCCGTGACCGACGATCCGCTGGCACTCGCGGCCACGCTGCTGGGCGACCTGAGCAACGTGGCGCGGCAGGTCGCCAGCAGCTACGCCCGGCCCACCCCGCCGCGCACGGCCGCCCAGCGCTCGGAGATCCAGCGGCGGATCGACGCCGCGCTGGCCCGGGCCACACCCTGGGCAGCCCTGACGGGCTCGGCGCTGAACCTGCCGCGCCTGGGCAACTTCATGGTCGGTGCGGTCGAGATGACCGTGGACACCGCCGAGCGCGCCCAGGTCACCGCCACGGCCGACATCGGGGAGGCCGACGCGGACACCGACAGCGAGTACATCTCCGGCACCCGCCACACCCTGACCATCGACCTGACGCGCAGCGCGGGCCGCTGGGCCGTGACCCGCTGGACGCTGACGCCCCGAACCGGCGAACTGGATCAGCCCTGACGCCCTGGGCGCCGGCCTGTCACGCAGGGAGTACAGACCACGCCGACCTCTGGCCCACCCGGCCCGCCTACGCTGAACCCATGAAGCAGAAGATCAGCAGCGGCAGTCCATGGGAAGCGAAGATCGGCTATTCACGGGCGGTGCGTATCGGCAATGTCGTGCAGGTCAGCGGCACGACCGCCACCGTGAACGGCGAGGTGGTCGGCGTGGACGACCCGGCCGAGCAGACCAGAGCGGCGCTGGGCATCATCCGCACCGCGCTGGAGACGGCCGGTGCCCGCCTGGAGGACGTGGTGCGCACCCGCATCTACGTGACGGACATCAGCCGGTGGCAGGAGGTCGGCACCGCCCACGGCGAGGTCTTCGGCGAGATCCGCCCGGCGACGACCATGGTGCAGGTCGCCGCGCTGATCGACCCGCTGCACCTCGTGGAGATCGAGGCCGAGGCCGTCATCGGGGAGTGAGGGGCCACCTGCTGGACACCACAGCAGCGCTGGACGCCCACCTGCGGGCCGAACTGCTTGCCGACGACCGGGTCACCCATGCCGTCGCCTACGGCAGCGTGCCGCAGGGAACGGCGGACGCGTGGAGTGACGTCGAGTACTGGGCCTTTCTCGCACCCGGCACCGACGCGGAGGCGGCAACCTGGCTGCGTGACCGCTTGCCCGTCCTGCACACGCTGGTGAACGAGTTCGGGACAACCGTCGCGCTCCTGCCGGGCCTGCGCCGTGTGGAACTGCATCTGGTACCCCAGCACCGCCTGCCCGAGGTCGAGAACTGGACGCCGGAACACGTGAACCCCGCCCGCATGCTGGTGAAGGACACGGACGGTCAGCTGGCCGCACACCTGGCCGCCCTGTCGGCCCGCACGCCCGATCCGCCCGGCGAGGCGCAGATGACCCTTGACCGGACGCTGAACTGGCTGATCCTCGGTCTGAACGTCCTGGCACGCGGCGAGCGCCTGCGTGCCCTGGAGGTGCTGTGGTGGATCCAGGGGGGCGTGCTGCGTCTGGCACGGCTGCGCAGTGGCCACACGCAGCACTGGGGAAACGCCACCCGCCGCGCAGAGTGGGAGGTGGACACCGTGACCGTGGGCCGCTCCGCACAGCTCACGTGTGATCTGGACGGACTGGAACCCGCCTACATGGCGGCGGTGCAGTGGACGCTGGAACTGGCAGAGGCACTGAACCTGTCAGTGCCTCCGGAACTGGCGACCGACCTGCGTCAGGCAGTCCACACCCACCCTGCCTGAAAGACACCAGACTGGACACGCCGGGCACCCCCATTCGCGGGAATGCCCGACGCGTCATCCGTTCAGGCCAGATTCACAGCTGGCCTACTCCGGTCAGCTCTTCGCGGTGCCGCTGACGGTCGGCGTGGTCTCGGTGCGGTTTGTGGTGCCCGTCATGCCGTTCCCGGACGTGGACTGCCCCTGGCCGCCCTGCTGGAAGGCACTCTGCTGCACACGCAGCTGGTTATGTACGTCCCTGACGCCCCGCAGATCGTCCAGGCAGTCCTCGGCGCGGCGCTTCTGCATGCGGTCGGTCACGGTGCCGGTCAGGGTGACCTCGCCGTTCTGCACCTGCACCTCAATGTTGCT from Deinococcus sp. AB2017081 encodes the following:
- a CDS encoding RidA family protein, coding for MKQKISSGSPWEAKIGYSRAVRIGNVVQVSGTTATVNGEVVGVDDPAEQTRAALGIIRTALETAGARLEDVVRTRIYVTDISRWQEVGTAHGEVFGEIRPATTMVQVAALIDPLHLVEIEAEAVIGE